GTACTCGTAAAGTCTGAAGGCATAGTACTAAAAGCTAATAGTTTATAAGCGTTAACAACAAGTTGATCATTTCTGTAGTTTCACTAGTTGCTCCTACACTTACTTCAACAAATGCTAAAAGCTATTTGGCATTTGAAACCAATAAATAGTCGACCTGAAGAACTAGTATCAACTTACTATTGTTCACACATTTTCTAGCAAGATCATGACTaccaacataaaaaataaaaaaaaaatccaatacaAGCAGAATGTAAAGTAGATCCAACTTACAGTGTCCAGTACAACTCCAGCATCCATAGCAAACCTCACAGCTTCATACCAAAACATTACCACTAACTCCAAATCCGAATTATCCTCCAAACATGATGCACTACCACCATTGCCTCCTTATCCTCCTCCAAAACCTGTACTTGCgcctccaccatcaacaccaccacaaattctttaatcaaacaacatatttgtaGGCCAAGACTCAAGATAAGCAAACTAAAATCGAACCAGAATGAAAAGAATGCAACATTAATGGAAAGAATGCAACATTTTCAAGTAAATAGTCGAACAAAGAGATTCTGGCTATCGTCTGAGAGTGATTTAAATGATTCTGTGAAAAAATGCACATTCAGTCAGTATGTGTaaataaaagttacacatctaattagcatgtgtaattagaaATTACACATATATTTAGCCTGTGTAACTTCTAGTTTGTTAACTAGAAGATACACAACAATATGGATATTTCAGTAGAATTTTGGTTACCAAGGAATCTTGTTTCCAGGCATTTTCTCTTATATTTACCGGTGCCAGTGAACTTCCCTCTGCAAATAAGAGATAATACAAGTTAAAGATCACCATTACTTCACATATCAATTTGTTTACTTTACAGTCAAACCAACTACATGTCTTTTTGAATGTGAGAGTTGGAAAATTATTTCAGAACTGCAATAATACacatatttcaaaaaataaaCCCATAAAACACTAAAACAAATCATACTTTCAAATCCTattcacattaaaaaaaaaagttcacaCATATTTTATCTTCCTGTTCTACAAGTTTTATCCATCAATCACATGAACCGTAAAGAAGTTCAAAGAAACTTATCTAATTTCACTGAGTTTCTGTCGAAATCGTTGTTGAAATTTCTTAGATTCAACCGTACGGTTACAGGTAtcttcattgattaacacttcaTCTTCAGGACAAGGATTGAACTTCAAACAATCTGCCAAGAACAAAATCCACCAAAGATGAGCTCAAATCAGTTCGAAAATCAAACTAAATGAAATTCGTATCAAATAAATGGGTAAAACAGATAATGATTCACAGATTTCGAATCTGAAAACCGATATTCGATCAAGATAAGAGATTAAAAGATAAATCGATTTTCGTTcaagaaccctagaaatttttctttgaaaattctttgaaaaTTTTCTCTCAAAAGTAAATTGAGGTGAGATTATAACAGATCTAACTCTGCTTATGATTTCAGTAATAGATTTGAACTGAAATCAAACTATTAAAGTTTCTCAAATGATTTTGTAGAAAATAAAAATCGAAATTAAGAATTAAATCAACCGATTGAACTGAAACACTACCTGTTCATTTGATTTTCTAGGAGAATCTTCAGattaaattgttgttgttgatgattatCACTCATTTTCTATTGATTTCCACTGAATCTCCGATGAACAAAAGATGTTGATGTCGAATTTATGTTTAGATAATCAATATCTTTGGTTGTAAAACTTAGATCTAGGTTTTGAAATCATTTTCTAAatgaatatttcgcttagaaatcgtCTCTTCTGGTTCTGTTTCTTCATCTGAGAGAGAGCCAAAGAAAATGAGAGAGAGgaagtgaaaaagaaaatgaaactgaaaagatAATCTCTATGTAGTTTTATTACATATTTATATTAAAGGGAAATTTTGATATTACTAATTTCCCCCAAACCTTAAACTTTATTACCAAGCCTTGAATTCTAAAGTTCTGGGCCTGGAAATATCAAAAACTGAAAGTAtgagttgatagtgaaggatccattttgtggggattctatatattgaacccatatagtaggggggttctagtatttttaaCGTACATAAAAGGCCAAacgtagggctgcacatgggatgGTACATTCCGGGTTTCGTATGaacccggtacctgtacctggagttgACCGGGTTTTCATTTTGAGGACGGGTACCTGTACATGTACCTGGACCTGTACCTGTACTTGTAACACCGGTCCGGTACAAGTCGATACCGGGTTTTTACCCACTACAGTtatgtctccaactaaactcattgatactcaaaaaaaaagtccaaattcCAAATCCATTACAGTGATTAATCAATTTAAGAGATGATTTTGATCAAGTACTGAATCACAATGAAATAAATTCACACTTTTATGTGTATTCAACAAGATCAAGAGATAACAAAATCCATTACAGTAATTAATCAATCCATTAGAGCACAAACCCATCTATCCTCATCTCATGAACACCACAAATTCATCTCCACCTGaatcaaatttcaatttcatacaCAACCCAACCTGTATTTCTTTCTTGACTTCAAATTCGTAGCCAAACCCTTCAATTCCATacacaacaacatcattcttCCATTGCAGCAACAAGCCAACATCAACAAACCCCAAATCTCCCAGAAATAGAATCAGAAACCCTAACATGCGATtagagatggtgaagaagaagaagtgatcaTAGATTTAAAATCAATTGAACAATTTAAATAGACATGCAATTAACTGAACAAACTCTAAATCAGATGAATTAATTTTTACCTTGACTTGTTGTTGATTGAATATTCAAGAGAAGTAAATCAGTAACTGACTTTCTTCGTTGATGGTAACTGGTAAgtgatggtgatggtgaagaagaaggtggtgttgATGATCAGATCAACTGCTTCTTTTTAATTCACAACAACAATTTCACCTCGCACAGTAgtggtgaagaagaaggtggtggtggtggtgattctggTTAAAAATACGTGAACCATGGATTGTTCTTCATCCTTCAgttgagaaaacaagaaaaagaggCAAGTAGAAAGAGTGAATGAAAGAAAGAACGAGTGAATGAGTTCTGTTCGATAGATTGTAAGATGCTATGAATACCTAGCATCAGTGGCTAGGATTCTCTAATCTGGACGGTTATTATACACCGGGTTTTTGGGTCTGGTTCTGCCGGGAATAAGGTTAGAACCGGTACCTGTATTCATATACAACCGGTTCTGAAATCCATTCCCAGTCCCTATCCCGTCTACTCCGGCTCCGGTTCGGTTCCGAACCGATTTTTTCGATTCCTGACCGGTACAAGTAAAATAGACCGGGTTTTGTGCAGCTCCAGCCAAACGTAACAAACATTGGTTTGTATATAGGACAAGTATGAAAATGGAGTTGCTAAGACGAAATCTTTAACGGGGTAATACAAATTGTATCTAAGAAATTCACTATAATAATATATTAATACTGGTAACGGTATCCAATAACAAAATAAGACAAGTTTTGGAACTGTGTGATAGAAAACTATGGATGTAAGAGAACTGTCAAGAGTAAAAAGACCAATTATGGTGGTGTTGCAGCACTAACTTGAAGCTATCACCACATTGACCTGCCTAAACAGAATAAGACAAATGAAATGGTTTAGACTTCGAACACATTATTGTAGCTTAATCCATACTGAAGTTAACAGAAAGTAAACCTTCAGTTGGCTCAAGAAAGAGGGGGTATCAATCATTATTTGTAACAGTTATCTGCATGGTCATGGGTCATGTTTTAGGACTCAGTTCAGTTGCCATCAGAAATCCAACTAAACAAACACCCTACAAACTTTTGAAGTAATCAAAGGCCCCAAACTCAGTAGGCTTGATGATGCTGGCAGAAGGTACAGATGGTAAATATCTAAAATGTTAAGAGTAGGTCAATTTATTTACGAAATACTACCAGATATTATAAATAGAATTGTTCCAGGAACAACGGTTTTAACCTATGATGGATAAATAAGCAAGCCTTATGAATGAACAACCAAGTGGAAAATAAAGGGATCTTCAAGGTGCTGCAGCACCAAACAAGTTCACATCCTAGTGCTCCCGTAGACACTTAACATGGAAGACTGGGTTCATATGAGCAGTACCAGGACAATATTTCATTACTGCATCTTAAACGAATTCTACATTATATAAATTGTTCCACTTCTAACATGCTCTTGCTCGAGAACAGCCAGTTACAGCATAGTAGGCCCAAGTCTAAACAGAGATTCCAAAGAGCAATAAAATGATATCAAGATGTAAAGATGAATAAACATACCTTACATTCAGGAAGATATTCGTATATTATATGAAACCTGAAATTCAACTAAACTGCAACACTTCGCAAATTGAAAACCCAACATTATCAGAGCTTTTCAGTTAGcctaatcataaaagaattaacaaACTTAGTATCTAAAACAATCCATGAAGACTCAAACAATTCATGAAAGAAATCTGCTCCAATCTCCTCAGCTGCAGCCCTAAACGCAACCCCAAATGCATTTCCCTGTACTGCCCCAAGCCTTGGTTTCCCACAAACACCGACTATCAAAACCTTGTTGGGTTCTTGTGCTAAGCAAGCACAAATCAGGGGTTTCATTTTTGCTCCCTTCTCCCTCAAAGCATCcattaagaaataacaaaacttgGTTAATGCCTGAGGATATCCCAATAACTTTGTGTCTGCAGCATCTTCTAGCTTTACCCATCTGAATTTTCTGCCACTTCTTATCGAGCCGCTCTTGGTGATAGCTGCTCTTCCTTGCCTAAGAATTGCCCGCTGTACCCTAATTGCGCCTTGCATCCCCTTCCTCAATGTAGTAAGATTGTTCAAGGATAAGGCGTCATAAGCAACACCAAACTGATTAGAAGCACAAGACCCATCTGATTGTACGAATGATTCAAGCAGTGAAGTAACTCCATACACCACATCAGCAGCAGATACCTTAGAACTATAGCCGTGCAACCGTAAGAAGCTTCTATAGTAGATTTCATTAAGTCCATATTCAGGTAGGAAACGTTCGAATTCatctttcattttcttctttacttCGAGGTTCATATACTGAAACTTTTGCTGGCAATCCACAAGAGCGAATCCCATCCGAGCCAAAAGAAGTTGAAGTTTCTTCAATCCGTTGTCGCTCCAAGTCTTCAGTTTGGGTGCAATGTAGGATGAACACAGCATTGAATCAAACAGATTCCATTCCCTTAGTAGCATCAGTCTTGGTTCATCTTCATAAGCAATTCTGGCAGAATCCGGTGCCCTGATCTTCGTCCCATCTTTTAGTGTCACTGAAGTAATTGCCTCCAGATTACCCGAGTCATTGATATGTTGCTCAAGCTCCATCACTCCAGCTTGGTATCTTTCATTAGTCAGTCTTTCGTGCACAAACTGATCAGTTAAAGAAACACAAGCTAACCAAAGTAACTCATTTGTATTCTTTCTAAGAGAATGAGATAGATCAAACATCAAACACCCTGAAGGCTTTCCATGAAAAGTTCCCAAATGATAATAATCCTTCTTCAATTTTCGGAAAAGCTTAACCGGGTCAGAGTCTgcatcatccgaaactcttctgCGTTTACGAGACCTACCACCTTGACTGTTATTTTCATCCTCGCTCTCACtctcactatcctcatcatcactatcaccATCCTCATCAATGTcatcatcgctattcaaatcaGATGCATTCGATAGCGCAGAAACATCAAAATCATAAGCCAAATCAGCTTGCTGTTCATCTTCTCTAGTGTAAAGAACAATTACTCTATCATTTAAATCACtaagattatgaagatg
This portion of the Papaver somniferum cultivar HN1 chromosome 11, ASM357369v1, whole genome shotgun sequence genome encodes:
- the LOC113320461 gene encoding cell division control protein 45 homolog; translation: MVREQRVESFYNRLREAASACPLSPLLIFPSTSDVDSLCALKIIFHVLESDSIRYACYPVSSFKEIDKYAGSSLSSSDKPVSILLINWGCHRDLRKILSLGPKAKVFVVDSHRPIHLHNLSDLNDRVIVLYTREDEQQADLAYDFDVSALSNASDLNSDDDIDEDGDSDDEDSESESEDENNSQGGRSRKRRRVSDDADSDPVKLFRKLKKDYYHLGTFHGKPSGCLMFDLSHSLRKNTNELLWLACVSLTDQFVHERLTNERYQAGVMELEQHINDSGNLEAITSVTLKDGTKIRAPDSARIAYEDEPRLMLLREWNLFDSMLCSSYIAPKLKTWSDNGLKKLQLLLARMGFALVDCQQKFQYMNLEVKKKMKDEFERFLPEYGLNEIYYRSFLRLHGYSSKVSAADVVYGVTSLLESFVQSDGSCASNQFGVAYDALSLNNLTTLRKGMQGAIRVQRAILRQGRAAITKSGSIRSGRKFRWVKLEDAADTKLLGYPQALTKFCYFLMDALREKGAKMKPLICACLAQEPNKVLIVGVCGKPRLGAVQGNAFGVAFRAAAEEIGADFFHELFESSWIVLDTKFVNSFMIRLTEKL